One part of the Chiroxiphia lanceolata isolate bChiLan1 chromosome 14, bChiLan1.pri, whole genome shotgun sequence genome encodes these proteins:
- the LOC116794109 gene encoding transcription initiation factor TFIID subunit 9-like isoform X2 produces the protein MEAAKMASPKSAPKDAQVMAQILKDMGITEYEPRVINQMLEFAYRYVTTILEDAKIYSSHAKKSSVDADDVRLAIQCRTDQSFTSPPPRDFLLDIARQKNQTPLPLIKPYSGPRLPPDRYCLTAPNYRLKALQKKVSSTAGRITVPRLSVGAVSSRPSTPTLGTPSAQTVSVSAKVGAPVSLAGQRFTVQIPSSQPAGKSATPTTPTVQNVLINPSLIGPKNILITTNMVSQGTASDPNPLKRKHEDEDDYDTL, from the exons ATGGAGGCGGCCAAGATGGCGTCCCCCAAGAGCGCCCCCAAAGACGCGCAG GTGATGGCGCAGATCCTCAAGGACATGGGCATCACCGAGTACGAGCCGCGCGTCATCAACCAGATGCTGGAGTTCGCCTACa GGTACGTGACCACCATCCTGGAGGACGCCAAGATCTACTCGAGCCACGCCAAGAAGTCGAGCGTGGACGCGGACGACGTGCGCCTGGCGATCCAGTGCAGGACAGACCAGTCCTTCACCTCCCCCCCGCCCAGAGAC TTCCTGCTGGACATCGCCCGCCAGAAGAACCAGACGCCGCTGCCCCTCATCAAACCCTACTCGGGGCCGCGGCTGCCCCCCGACAGGTACTGCCTGACCGCCCCCAACTACAGACTCAAGGCCCTGCAGAAGAAG GTCTCCTCCACAGCAGGCAGGATCACAGTCCCTCGCCTGAGCGTGGGTGCCGTGAGCAGCAGACCCAGCACTCCCACTCTGG GTACCCCCTCAGCCCAGACCGTGTCTGTGTCAGCCAAGGTGGGGGCCCCGGTGTCTCTGGCCGGGCAGCGCTTCACCGTCCAGATCCCGTCCTCCCAACCTGCTGGGAAGTCAG CCACCCCGACCACCCCGACCGTGCAGAACGTGCTGATCAACCCATCCCTCATTGGCCCCAAGAACATCCTCATCACCACCAACATggtgtcccagggcacagccagcgACCCCAACCCCCTCAAGAGGAAGCACGAGGACGAGGATGACTATGACACCTTGTGA
- the LOC116794113 gene encoding PDZ domain-containing protein 11: MEPRAPYDDFPVVFLPPYESPPAWVPPHERVFHPDYNNELTRFLPRTIALQKPPGAQLGFNIRGGKASQLGIFISKVIPDSDAHRAGLQEGDQVLSVNDVDFQDIEHSKAVEILKTAREITMRVRYFPYNYQRQKERTVH, from the exons ATGGAGCCCCGCGCTCCCTACGACGACTTCCCGGTGGTTTTCCTGCCGCCCTACGAGAGCCCGCCCGCCTGGGTCCCGCCGCACGAG CGGGTGTTTCACCCCGACTACAACAACGAGCTCACGCGGTTCCTGCCCCGCACCATCGCCCTGCAGAAGCCGCCCGGGGCGCAG TTGGGCTTCAACATCCGGGGAGGAAAAGCCTCCCAGCTGGGGATCTTCATCTCCAAG gtgaTCCCCGACTCGGACGCGCACAGGgcggggctgcaggagggggacCAGGTGCTGTCTGTGAACGACGTGGATTTCCAGGACATCGAGCACAGCAAG GCCGTGGAGATCCTGAAGACGGCCCGGGAGATCACGATGCGCGTGCGCTACTTCCCCTACA ATTACCAGCGGCAGAAGGAACGGACTGTTCACTAA
- the LOC116794109 gene encoding transcription initiation factor TFIID subunit 9-like isoform X1: MEAAKMASPKSAPKDAQVMAQILKDMGITEYEPRVINQMLEFAYRYVTTILEDAKIYSSHAKKSSVDADDVRLAIQCRTDQSFTSPPPRDFLLDIARQKNQTPLPLIKPYSGPRLPPDRYCLTAPNYRLKALQKKVSSTAGRITVPRLSVGAVSSRPSTPTLGTPSAQTVSVSAKVGAPVSLAGQRFTVQIPSSQPAGKSGMAGIALGLEHRDNHRVLWVGRGYKAPPVPLLPWAGTPSLSQVVPTWPGHFQGWGSHSFSGQPQVGSNLPSPSFQ, translated from the exons ATGGAGGCGGCCAAGATGGCGTCCCCCAAGAGCGCCCCCAAAGACGCGCAG GTGATGGCGCAGATCCTCAAGGACATGGGCATCACCGAGTACGAGCCGCGCGTCATCAACCAGATGCTGGAGTTCGCCTACa GGTACGTGACCACCATCCTGGAGGACGCCAAGATCTACTCGAGCCACGCCAAGAAGTCGAGCGTGGACGCGGACGACGTGCGCCTGGCGATCCAGTGCAGGACAGACCAGTCCTTCACCTCCCCCCCGCCCAGAGAC TTCCTGCTGGACATCGCCCGCCAGAAGAACCAGACGCCGCTGCCCCTCATCAAACCCTACTCGGGGCCGCGGCTGCCCCCCGACAGGTACTGCCTGACCGCCCCCAACTACAGACTCAAGGCCCTGCAGAAGAAG GTCTCCTCCACAGCAGGCAGGATCACAGTCCCTCGCCTGAGCGTGGGTGCCGTGAGCAGCAGACCCAGCACTCCCACTCTGG GTACCCCCTCAGCCCAGACCGTGTCTGTGTCAGCCAAGGTGGGGGCCCCGGTGTCTCTGGCCGGGCAGCGCTTCACCGTCCAGATCCCGTCCTCCCAACCTGCTGGGAAGTCAGGTATGGCTGGGATTGCCTTGGGATTGGAACACAGGGATAATCACAGGGTGCTTTGGGTTGGCAGAGGATATAAAGCTCCTCCAGTcccactcctgccatgggcagggacaccttcactgtcccaggttgttccaacctggcctggacacttccagggctggggcagccacagcttctctgggcaacctcaaGTGGGAAGTAacctcccctctccctcatTCCAGTAA